The genomic DNA CACGATCACGGCGCGCGCCGCCCAGGCGCCTCGGCGGTCGCGCGGGATCTCGACGTCGCAGCGCTTGGGCGTCTCGAGCGTCGCGTCGGCGGGCGCCGACGCTTCGACCGGCGCGGCCTCCGGTGCGTCGCCGCTCGGAGCCTCGCGGTCGGCCGCGCGCGCGTAGACCGGCTCGCGCTCCTCGGCCGTGCGGCGCTTCGGTGCGGCGACACCGTCCTCGCGAGCCCTGCGCAGCGCGTCGGCGATCTCTCCCACTAGCGTTCGGCTCCCACCTCGCCGGGCGTCATCGACGTTCCGATCGTGCGGATCGTAGTCATCGACTTCGCCTTGCGCTCGACGAGCTCGCGGGTCGCGGGGCGCTGGTCCGCCGCGTAGGCGGCGAGCAGCACGCGATCGGCGAGCAGGCTGATCAGTCGCGGGCAGCCGTGGGAGAACGCGAAGAAGGCCGGCTCGACACCGGGCTCGAAGACGTCCTCGAAGCGACCGCCCGCGACGGAGAGGCGATGCGCGAGGTAGTCGTGGACGTCGGCCTCGGCGAGCGGCTCGACGTGGTGCTCGATCGCGATCCGCTGGCGGAGCTGGCGGAGCGACGGATGCGAGAGCTTGCGCAGCAGCTCGGGCTGCCCGGTGAGCACGATCTGCATGAGCTTCTCGGTGTCGGTCTCGAGATTCGAGAGGAGGCGCACCTCTTCGAGCGCCGCGGCGTCGAGGTTCTGCGCTTCGTCGATGATGAGCACCGTGTTGCGGCGGGCGCGCAGCCGCTCGAGCAGCATCCGGTTGAGCGCGATCAGGTAGTCCGCCTTCGTCTGCATCGCGCCCTCGAGGCCGAACTCGGCCGCGATCAGCTTCAGCAGGTCGAGAGGGGAGAGGTCGATCGTGTTGAGGATGAGCGCGGTGTCGGTGTCGGGGGGGATCTGGTCGAGCGCAGCGCGCAGCAGGGTCGTCTTGCCGGTCCCGACCTCGCCCGTGAGGAGCAGGAACCCCTTGTGCCGCGTGATGCCGTAGACGAGCGCGGCGAGGCCTTCCTTGTGGGTGTCGGAGAGCCACAGGAACCGCGGATCGGGCGTCAGCGAGAAGGGCGGCTCTTTGAGGCCGAAGAAGGCTTCGTACATGCGGCTTCCTTGTCGTCACCCGACACGCGTTCGATGATAGGTGCGCTCGCGGCCCGTCACCCGCAGTGAGTGCCGCCGACCGCGGCGAGGTAACACCCCCTCTGCCGGGCCTGCAGTGCCGAACGAGCGGGCGAGCTCCGACCCCGGGCCGCCCTGATCGGATCCGGTGAAAACCTAATTCAAAGTGGCTGGACACCCCCGGACACCATGGTATACACCGGGGTCGGCGGCGGTTTCATCCTTTCTTCATCGAGCGAGGGGCGGTTCGAGGCATCGGGTCGTGCGACACCGTGCACGGCGATCGAGGCGGGCCGGCTGCTGCGCAGGTTCCTTCACGCCGGGCGGCACGAATGCCCACGAAACGGCCACTCGCTTGCCCTCGCGCGCGATGATGGAGCGGTGAGAGTCACCTCCGGGCGGCCGCGGCGGTGCGTGCACCTGGCACGCCGCTTGCGCTCGTCCGGCGACGACACCGGACGCAGCGAGGCGGCCCGAGCCCGCCGAGCACGGTGCGGTAGCCCGCGCGGGAAGGACGGCGGAACCGCAGCCGCAGCGAGAAGGAACCTACGGCGAGGATGCTGAAGGAGCGCGGACGACAGCTGCACCTGGCGTTCATGGTGATCGACGCGGCCCTCACGGTCGGGTTGTTCGCCTGGGTGGCGCGCCAGATGATCCGCCGGCCCGAGACGGTGACCGAGGTGGGTCTCGTGACCCTCCTCGCGCTCGCCGCGATCTCGGGTCTCGCGTGGCCGCTGATCCTCGGGCGCTTCGGGATCTACGAGTCGCAGCGGCGCGACGCCCTGAGCCAGACCTTCGCGCGCCTCCTCGCCGGGAACGGCCTCGGCGCGCTCCTGCTCTCGGGCCTCGCCGCGCTGCTCGACGCGCCGCTCGCCCCGGCGTTCCCGCTCGTGTTCGCGACCACGACGTTCTTCGCGCAGGCGACGCTGCGCGCCGGCCTCTACGGCGTCCTCCACGTCGCGCGCCGCACGGGACACAACACGCGCACCGTCGTCGTGATCGGCGCCGGACCGCGCGCGTCGCGGGCCCTCGCGACGATCGACCAGCACCCGGAGTGGGGCCTGCGCGTGCTCGGCTTCGTCGACGACGGCGAGCCCGGCTTCGCGCCGCACGTCCCGGTCGAGCTCATCCACAAGATGGTCGAGCTGCCGGGCCTCCTGCGGGACTCGTCCGTCGACGAGGTGCTGGTCGCGTGCCCGCGTTCGATGCTCGACTCGCTGGTCCCGGTCGTGCGCGAGTGCGCCCAGATCGGCGTGCCCGTCACGCTCCTGACGGACCTGTTCGGCGACGAGCTCCCGCCGCCGCGCGTGGGCCGCTTCGACTCGCTCGGGACGGTCACGTTCGCGCCCGTGCACCACAACGAGATGGAGCTCGCCGTGAAGCGCGGCGTCGACATCGCGGGCGCGACGCTCGGGCTCCTGCTCGCCGCGCCGGTCGTCGGGCTCGCGGCGCTCGCGATCAAGCTCGACGACGGCGGGCCGGTGCTGTTCCGGCAGTGGCGCTGCGGCCTGAACGGCCGTCAGTTCCCGATGCTCAAGCTGCGGACGATGGTGCCGGACGCCGACCGCATGAAGGCCGACCTGCTCCACCTCAACGAGCTCGACGGTCCGGTGTTCAAGATCAAGGACGACCCGCGCGTGACGCGCGTCGGGCGCGTGCTGCGCAAGTGGAGCATCGACGAGCTCCCGCAGTTCTGGAACGTGCTGATCGGCGAGATGAGCCTCGTCGGTCCGCGCCCGCCGACACCCGACGAAGTCGTGTTGTACGAAGGCGGCGATCGCCGCCGCCTGTCCATGCGTCCGGGTCTCACGTGTCTGTGGGCCGTGGCGGGACGAAACCAGATCCGCTTCGACGAGTGGATGCGACTCGATCTCGAGTACATCGACACGTGGGATCTCGGCCAGGACTTCCGCATCCTGGCGCGCACGATCCCCGCGATCCTCAGCGGACGCGGCGCGAGCTAGGCGGTCAGAAGACGCGCGTCGCGATGTTCGCCGCCGAAGCGCCGGGCCCGGCGATCGACGTGAACGGGAACAGGATCGACTGGATCAGGTAGCCGAACTGCCCGAGCGGGGTCGGCCGGACGACGATGATGTCGCCGCCCTCGAGCAGCACGTTGGTCGACAGGTCGCCGCGCTGGATGGCCGCCATGTTCACGCGCATGACGGTCGTCTGCTCGCCGTCGGTCCGGATCAGCCGCACGCGGCTCTCCCATGCGAGGAAGCCCATGCCGCCCTGGCGCGCGATCGCATCCGCGACGCGGGTCTGCTGGGTGAGCGCCACCGTGCCTTCGCGCCCGACCTCGCCGAACACCGCGACGACGTTGCTCTGCGCGCGCTCGACCGCGACCGTCACGCGCGCGTCGCGCTTGAAGCGCGCGATCCGCTGCTCGATGTCGGTCGCGATCTCCTCTGTCGTGCGATCCGCGGCCTTCACGTCGCCGATCAGATCGAACGTGATGTAGCCGTCGGGTCGCACCGTGGCGGTGCGCTGGATCATCGGATCCGGAAGCACGCGGATGTCGAGGACATCGGGCGCGCCGATGCGGTAGGCGGAGGGAATCGGAGCGACGGGCGGAGGCGCCGAGGCGCAGCCAGCGAGGAGTGCCGTGGCGACGGCGACGGCGACGCGTCGCATGGCCACGTGGTGGGCCGGTGAGCCGATCCGGATTCGCACGCTTCCCCCTCCGTCGACGCCCGCGTCGAATCGGGCCGGCCGCATGGTACCGGCGCCTAACGGCGCGTCGTGTGGGGACACACCGGCACCCGACGATGCGTGGCGAGGAGTCGCCCGCTCAGTGCGCCTGGTACAGGAAGCAGGTGTGCCCGATCTGGATCTCGTCGCCGTCCTGGAGCTCGGCCGAGCGCACGCGCTTGCCGTTGACCTTGGTTCCGTTCGTCGACTGCAGATCCTCGATCACGTGACCGCCGGTGGTCTCGTCGGCGAGGATCACCGCGTGCTCGCGACTGATGCCCTCGTCGAGCAGCGTGATGTCGGTCGTCGGATTGCGGCCGATCAGCGTCTCGTCCTTGCCGAGCTCGTAGGTCATGCCGGCGAACTCGCCGTTGCGGATCTCGAGTCGTGCCACTGGCGTACCCACAGCCCTGGTCATGAACGCGCGCCCCTCCCGGTCGGTGCGCTCGGCGCACCGCGGCACCCGCGCATCTTCGGTTGGCACGCGCGGCTGCTTGAGAGGTGCGACCACCGTGCGCGTCGCGCTCACAGCCTCCGGTTGCGGAGCGACGGGACGGCGCGGCGCGCGCGCTCGATCGCCGCAGGGTCGCAGTCGGCGACGAGCACCGTCGGCTCGTCGCCCGCTCGTGCGAGCACGCCTCCCCACGGATCGACGACGAGCGAGTGGCCGAAGCTCGCGCGGTCGGGGCCATGGTGGCCGCACTGCGCGGGAGCCAGCACGAAGCACTGGCTCTCGATCGCACGGGCGCGCAGGAGCACCTCCCAGTGCGCGGCGCCCGTCTCGCGCGTGAATGCGCTCGGCACGCAGAGCCAGCGCGCGCCCGCGTCGACGAGGCGCCGGTACAGCTCGGGGAAGCGGAGGTCGTAGCAGATCGACAGGCCGACCCCGCCGAACGGCGTCGCGACGACGATCGGATCGCGGCCGGGAGCGTAGACGTCCGACTCTCGGAAACGGCCGCTGCCATCCAGGTCGACGTCGAACAGGTGGATCTTCCGGTACCGCCCGGCGACGCGGCCGTCGGGAGCGAGCACGAGCGTCGTGTTGTGCAGCCGGCCGTCGCGCGCGGGCTCGGGGATGCTCCCGCCGAGCAGCCAGACGCCGCGCTCGCGCGCGACCTCCGACAGCCACCCGGCGACGCGCGTCGCGAGCGCTCCGGGCTCCGGGATGCGCGCGCCCTCGCGCCGCAGGAAGGCGAACGCCTCGGGGAGGGCGACGAAGGCCGCTCCGGCCGCCACGCCCTCGTCGATGCCGGCGCGCGCGGCCGCGAGGTTGCGCTCGACGTCGTCCGTCGAGGACAGCTGCACGAGCGCGACGCGCACCGGCGCTTCCCGATCTAGGAGCGGAAGTCCTGCGGGTCGACGCCCGTCCTGCGGATGACGTCGTAGAAGTCCTTGCGGTCCTTCTTCGCGAGGCGCGCCGCGCGGCTGATGTTGCCGCCACAGCGTCGCAGCAGACTCTCGACGTAGCGCGTCTCGAACGCGCGCTTCGCCTCCTTGAACGACGGGATGTCGTCGCCCTCGGTCGCGAGCATCAGCGCCTCGATCGAGATCGCGCCTCCGCCCGCCAGGCGGAGCGCCTGCCGGACGCGCTCGCGCAGCTCGCGCACGTTCCCGGGCCACGGCTCCTCGACGAGCCAGCGGCGCGCCTCCGCCGTGAAGCCCACCGGCGCGACGCCCTGCTGCTCGGCGAACTGCGCCAGGAACTGGGCGGCGAGCGCGGGGATGTCCTCGACGCGCTCGGCCAGCGACGGAACCTCGATCTCCGTCCAGCCGCCGGGCACGGAGGCTCCGTCGTCGACCGCGATCAGGATGCGGGCGCGCAGCGGCGCCGCCTCGGCGAGGCCGTCGCTGCGATAGGTGCCTTCCTCGACGGCGCGGACGACCGCGCCGCGCGCGGCATCGCTCAGCAGCCCGAAGTCGCGCAGCAGGAGCGTCCCGTCGCCCGCGCGCTCGAGGGCTCCGCCGGGATGGAAGATCTCGGCGATCTGCCGGGAGACGGCGATCGCCGCGATCGACAGGTCGACGAAGGGCGCCGCCTCTCGCGCGCTCCATCCGTGGATCGCCCGCGCGAGATGCGTGCGGCCGGTGCCCGGAGCGCCGACGAGTGCGACCGGCCCGCGAGCGCGCGCGGCCGCCGTCGCGAGATCGACCGCGCGCATGATGGCCGCGCTCGAGCCCACGATGCGCTCGGCGACCCGCCGCTCTCCGGCGGCCGGCGACGGCCGCGATGTGGCAGACTCGGCGGCGTCGGCTGCAACGCCCTCCGTCGATCGCGATTCGCTCATGGCCCGATCACCCCGTAGGCGGTTTCCCGACTGGCGGCGAAAATTATTTAGATATCGGAAACTTGTCAATCCTTTTTGCGAGTCGATGAAGGTGCCGGCCCGCGGTGGGGCCCATCCTGGGGCCGCGCCCGGCTCCGGATTCTAGCGAGGCCAGCGCGCCGAGGAGTTCGCCCATCACTCGAAGGCAGGGGCTCGAGAAGGCGGGAATCCAGATCCTTTCCGACGCGGTGATCGACCAGATCGCCGCCGGCGAGGTGGTGGAGCGGCCG from Myxococcota bacterium includes the following:
- a CDS encoding sugar transferase — translated: MLKERGRQLHLAFMVIDAALTVGLFAWVARQMIRRPETVTEVGLVTLLALAAISGLAWPLILGRFGIYESQRRDALSQTFARLLAGNGLGALLLSGLAALLDAPLAPAFPLVFATTTFFAQATLRAGLYGVLHVARRTGHNTRTVVVIGAGPRASRALATIDQHPEWGLRVLGFVDDGEPGFAPHVPVELIHKMVELPGLLRDSSVDEVLVACPRSMLDSLVPVVRECAQIGVPVTLLTDLFGDELPPPRVGRFDSLGTVTFAPVHHNEMELAVKRGVDIAGATLGLLLAAPVVGLAALAIKLDDGGPVLFRQWRCGLNGRQFPMLKLRTMVPDADRMKADLLHLNELDGPVFKIKDDPRVTRVGRVLRKWSIDELPQFWNVLIGEMSLVGPRPPTPDEVVLYEGGDRRRLSMRPGLTCLWAVAGRNQIRFDEWMRLDLEYIDTWDLGQDFRILARTIPAILSGRGAS
- a CDS encoding sigma 54-interacting transcriptional regulator; translated protein: MGSSAAIMRAVDLATAAARARGPVALVGAPGTGRTHLARAIHGWSAREAAPFVDLSIAAIAVSRQIAEIFHPGGALERAGDGTLLLRDFGLLSDAARGAVVRAVEEGTYRSDGLAEAAPLRARILIAVDDGASVPGGWTEIEVPSLAERVEDIPALAAQFLAQFAEQQGVAPVGFTAEARRWLVEEPWPGNVRELRERVRQALRLAGGGAISIEALMLATEGDDIPSFKEAKRAFETRYVESLLRRCGGNISRAARLAKKDRKDFYDVIRRTGVDPQDFRS
- a CDS encoding carbon-nitrogen hydrolase family protein gives rise to the protein MRVALVQLSSTDDVERNLAAARAGIDEGVAAGAAFVALPEAFAFLRREGARIPEPGALATRVAGWLSEVARERGVWLLGGSIPEPARDGRLHNTTLVLAPDGRVAGRYRKIHLFDVDLDGSGRFRESDVYAPGRDPIVVATPFGGVGLSICYDLRFPELYRRLVDAGARWLCVPSAFTRETGAAHWEVLLRARAIESQCFVLAPAQCGHHGPDRASFGHSLVVDPWGGVLARAGDEPTVLVADCDPAAIERARRAVPSLRNRRL
- a CDS encoding FHA domain-containing protein, whose protein sequence is MARLEIRNGEFAGMTYELGKDETLIGRNPTTDITLLDEGISREHAVILADETTGGHVIEDLQSTNGTKVNGKRVRSAELQDGDEIQIGHTCFLYQAH
- a CDS encoding AAA family ATPase, with protein sequence MYEAFFGLKEPPFSLTPDPRFLWLSDTHKEGLAALVYGITRHKGFLLLTGEVGTGKTTLLRAALDQIPPDTDTALILNTIDLSPLDLLKLIAAEFGLEGAMQTKADYLIALNRMLLERLRARRNTVLIIDEAQNLDAAALEEVRLLSNLETDTEKLMQIVLTGQPELLRKLSHPSLRQLRQRIAIEHHVEPLAEADVHDYLAHRLSVAGGRFEDVFEPGVEPAFFAFSHGCPRLISLLADRVLLAAYAADQRPATRELVERKAKSMTTIRTIGTSMTPGEVGAER
- a CDS encoding polysaccharide biosynthesis/export family protein, producing MRIRIGSPAHHVAMRRVAVAVATALLAGCASAPPPVAPIPSAYRIGAPDVLDIRVLPDPMIQRTATVRPDGYITFDLIGDVKAADRTTEEIATDIEQRIARFKRDARVTVAVERAQSNVVAVFGEVGREGTVALTQQTRVADAIARQGGMGFLAWESRVRLIRTDGEQTTVMRVNMAAIQRGDLSTNVLLEGGDIIVVRPTPLGQFGYLIQSILFPFTSIAGPGASAANIATRVF